In one window of Palaemon carinicauda isolate YSFRI2023 chromosome 2, ASM3689809v2, whole genome shotgun sequence DNA:
- the LOC137621580 gene encoding tigger transposable element-derived protein 1-like, protein MAPKRKADSSDGSASKKRKAITMEVKLDIIKRSKNGETPTNIGRALGLSHSTVATILKDKERIVKHVKGSAPMISTVITKQRSGLIIEMEKLLVLWLEDQNQRRIPVSLMVIKEKAKRLFEALKKERGEESESLFWKRMPNRTYIAKEEKSAPGYKANKERLTLLLGGNDAGDFKLKPLLVYQAENPRALKGIWKSQLPVIWKANKKAWVTLAVFEDWFMM, encoded by the exons ATGGCTCCTAAgcgtaaggcagattcttctgatggtagtgcgtctaagaaaagaaaggccatcaccatggaagtgaaattagatatcattaagcggtctaaaaacggtgaaacgccaacaaACATAGGCCGAGCGCTTGGCCTTAGTCATTCGACTGTGGCTACTATTCTTAAGGACAAAGAGCGCATCGTTAAACACGTGAAAGGATCTGCTCCTATGATATCAACAGTGATAACCaagcagcgtagtggtttaattattgaaatggaaaaattattagtgctttggttggaagatcaaaatcaacggcgtattccggtGAGCCTAATGGTGATTAAGgaaaaggctaaaaggttgtttgaagcattgaaaaaagaaaggggggaagaaagtgaaa gtttattttggaagcgtatgcctaaccgcacgtacatagcaaaggaggagaagtcagcacctgGTTATAAAGCCaacaaggagaggctaactttgcttcttgggggaaatgatGCTGGAGACTTCAAACTTAAGCCCTTGCTAgtgtatcaggctgaaaatccaagggcacttaagggcatttggaagagtcaactcccagtcatttggaaggcaaataagaaggcatgggtgacacttgcagtgtttgaggACTGGTTTATGATGTAA